The DNA segment gatgtGGAAAGACATGCTCCCAGAGCATGATCCCTGTTACCTCTGAAGAGTATGCAGAGAAGGAAAGTACTGGAAGGCTCAAACTTAGCCTCATCTGTTAAGTTCTAATTTTTCCAAAGGCACACAGTAGTATGTATaactaaaaagaaattttgttCAATGTTTGAATCAATGAGCTGTGCCAGGCATGTTACTAAAAGCActttattatctaatttaatccttacaactttGGGGTTAGCTGCAGCACACAAAACCAACCTGTTGCATAAGCTAGTGCTTTTACTCACTATACTGTActgttttgaaaaacagtttgtggccaggcattgtggctcacgcctgtaatcggagaactttgggagggtgaggcaggtggatcacctgaagtccggagtttaagatcagcctggccaatatggcaaaaccttgtctccactaaaaatacaaaaattagctgggcatggtggcacacgcctgtaatcctagctacttgggaagctgaggcacgagagtcacttgaacccaggaggtggaggttgcagtgagccaagattgtgccactgcactccagcctgggcgtcagagtaagactctgtctccaaacaaacaaataaataaataaataggctacTCTATTCAGGAGAAGTTCAGATTTTGGAGTCACAATGTTTCAGTGATAAATTCCAGGGTGTGGGACGTAGATTAAGGGTGTTAAGTACGTGGCCACTGAAGTTGCCCATGATGGTGTTAGATAAAATGCAAGTTTGGTAATTGGCTCGCCTCAATTTTACCAACCAAGTTCCAAGTTctaaagtgtgtatgtgtgtgtgtgcgtgcgcgcatgcatgcatgtgtgtgttttaatgaaTGTGGGGGAATTGGAAGAGGTTGGTAGATGGTGACTTAAAAATGAAGTCCCCTTAAGACTCTAAGACTGTTTTTGCAGACAGCAGTCTTAGTCtgcttccaggctggagtggagtggtgcaatctcggctgactgcaaccttggTCTcaggggctcaagcgatcattccacctcattctcctgagtagctcgaACTACAGATCTATGctgccatgtccagctaattttttttttttttttgtagatatggggtttcaccatgtttcccaggctggtctcgaaccgccttggtctcccacagtgctgggattacaggtgtgagccaccacgccagcccaGCCTTAGTGTTAACACTGTTATAGGTTACTGTAACATATTGGCTCACAGTGTGTGTTCTCGGGTCTGCCTCTTTCCTGGTTACCTAATCGTAAGTAAGTTACTTCTcctttctgtacctcagtttcctcaactataatttggaaataatattCCCTCCCTCATAGTCATTGTGTGAATTAAATGAACAATGTATAAAGTGGTAAATACTGAACActtgataaatgttagctattattaaagGAGAGACTGATATTTAAATGATTACAATACAATGTAATACCTTAGGATAAATACATCAAAAACAACTTTTCTCCGTCCTTATTTTACAGCTTTATCACTGATTTCCCTCTAAAAAGAGACCCAAATAAATGTGGAGCGACTCATTATAGAGTAAGGAATCACAAAGTACCATAGTCacgtaacaaaagccaaaaacaaaaaaaaaagcaattgtttTACCTTTCAACTGCTGATGTTATGTACAATCTATCACAAGAAGCATAGCTGTGCATTCCTGAGCTGATTGTATTAACCTCTAGAATTTTAGAAACGAGCACATCTAAGCATATGGATACTCTCTTACCTTACAAAGTAAAAGCaagcattttctattttaaaatttttatatctgtGTAAAATGAAGAATTCCTGGAggtcaaataagaaaaatataccaAACTCAAAGCACTATTAAGTCATGAAACGAAGACTCTGAGGTAGAAGTCAAGCAATATAATCCACAATTTCAGGTATTCCCAGCAACCATCGCATCTCGCAAgtaagatgtatttttttttttaagtctcaacCTCCAAAAAATCAATAATCCATTCTGTAAAATCAGATGTAAAACTATGAccgagccgggcgcagtggctcacgcctgtaatcccagcactttgggaggctgaggcgggcggatcacgaggtcaggagatcgagaccatcctggctaacacggtgaaaccctgtctctattaaaaatacaaaaaattagccaggcgtggtggcgggctcctgtagtcacagctactcgggaggctgaggcaggagaatggcgtgaacctgggaggcggaccttgcagtgagccgagatcgcgccactgcactccagcctgggcgacagagagagactccgtctcaaaaacaaacaaacaaacaaacgacaacaaaaaaaccaactatGACCGACAGAAGACACCCAAACTTTTGTCGTGGTAACAGAGTAAATGCTTTTACTAAAAGCTGCCAACATTTCTATCGTAAGGGGGCGGCTGGTTGTAACCTTAATGTCCATATTGGTCGGGATAGTAAGGTTCTTGTCTGTGTTGCGGGTAATTGTTACCGCAGGATTGTCCACGCCACTGATTGGATCGATTGTCACTTGGCCACCCCCATCTGCCGTCCCTGCCTCTGAACTGTCTGCTATCTTGCAACCGATTGTCTCTGTTTCTTTGGTTCCCACCAGCTCTGCTATTCCATTCCTCAACAATTGGAGAGGACTCAGGAGGGCGTTTCAAGTATTCCTGATACTCCTTGTCATCTTCTGTGAATCTACTAGCAAACATCTCTTCAAAATTTGGAACAGCTTTGGCAGTGTCAGTCATTCTGAAATTCCCAAAGATTTGAGGCAGCTGTATTGTTTAATGTTTAGGTTGTTTAAATCCGCCAAGGGCTGTGTCTATCTAGCTCGGGCCGAACCCCGCCAGCGAGACACTAAGAGGCCGCAGGAGAGGTGGCCTCTGGCCCACCACACCGTGGAACTCCAGACCACCCCAGCTCTCCAATGTAGCAGAGACCCTTCCGCTAGCCATCGAAAATAACTTAAGTCACTTAAGCTGTACTTGGGATAATCAGGTTATTTAATGAGGTGATAACTGAGGTGACTACAAAAGAAAAGTCTGGGATTGGGTGTGTGAGCAAGGTGCATGGGGACAGTGGTATGTTCTAGGTTGAAGGCTCACCCTAGGCCAAGCACCGTGGCAGCTGTTTTACAGTATCATAACTTTAATATCACATCCTTGCAAGATATGTAGCTTCGTTTTACTGAGGAaagctcagaaaagttaaataactcgCCCTTGGGCACACATGACTGGAAAGAAATtgggatttttattttagtaagtaAGTTGGTCAGGCACAAGGGCGACTCAGCAGAGGGAATTTCAAGGAAGTGTGAGACAACAGCTGGAGCCCTGAGCTGGGAGAGTGGAGGACGAATTATAAAGAGTTTTATGCCTGCCATAATGAGAAGCTTGTCCTTGAACTTGAGGGCAATGCTGAGAGTGCAAAGGACTTTAAGCAGGCCCTACACAGTGGCAGCCAAGCAGGTCATAAAGAGCAAGATGATGCCCAGGCAGATCAGGGATTCTCTATCTACAGAGCGTCCGCCTACCAGCTCCTTCACAGCAGCGGATTTTGCTGCAAGAGAAGAGGCAGCAGGCCAGGCCTTTTCCTTCGCCCACAGCGCCTACGTCGAAGGCTCCCAGGCTGGTTGCTCCACTGGCTGCTTGAGGTCCCCTCTCCAGACCCGCCGAACTGGCGGCCGGTGCTGTGGCCGATCCCGCGCCGCTGCCTCGGGCCTTGGGCGGCAGCGCCACCGGGCCAACCCGCCTCTGCAGCGTTCCTGGCGTCAGCCCCTCTCCTCCAGCTTCCTCCGCCCCAACCTAGCGTAGAACCCCAAACTCCAGTCCCAGTCCACTTCCGCAGCTTCCTCCCCTCAGCATCGCAGGTCGGATCACGTGCGGGTCCTGTCACATGACATCAGGTCACGTGAGGCAGGTCACGCCCCGGGCAGCTTGGCTGGGGCTAGGCTTCCGGGGCTCTGCAGTCCTCGGCGTGTGCTGGCAGCCTTGGAGCCCACCGAGCCAGGCGGCTGGGATGGTGAGGGCGGCGGGCCGGAGAGGGGCCGGCCTGGGCTGGGGCCGCCGTCCCTGCCGCCCTCAGGCTCAGCCTCTCTTCTCGTTTTTTTCGCTGCAGATGAACTGGACGACCCCCGACCAGGAGCTGGCGCCGGCGTCGGAGCCCGTGTGGGAGCGGCCGTGGTCGGTGGAGGAGATCCGCAGGAGCAGCCAGAGCTGGTCGCTGGCGGCCGACGCGGGCGTGAGAGGCGGGCCCCGGGGACGCGAGAGCGGCAGGGGTGACGCTTGGCCTGCGCGCAGGAGGGCCGGGCCGCGactgcccctgcacctggcccgtCCCGTTGCCTGCCCTCTTAGGAACACACGCCCCGTTTAGCCCCCGAGAATGCCACCCTGGCAGTCCCCGGCCACCAGGGAGAGGGGCAGACCCTGACCGTGGCCCAGACGCGACGTTCCCTTCATTGGGTTTCTGGCTCAGCTCCATCCGGAGGGGAGATCCGTTTCCGCCACACTGAGGGATTGCTCGGGCACTAGAGAGGCGATTCCTGTTGGGACCTGGACTAAATGGGGTGGGAAACAAGCCAGTATGTGGATATCCTTTAATGGGATTCTTCAAATCGGGGGCCCAAAAAGCTCAGAACTGTTCGAGTCCCAAATGAATAGGATTTTTGAATAAGAGTGGTGGTTGATTAGCTAACCCTTGGTCTGTGATCTCTGTAGATTGACAACCAAAGAGGACTTTTaaaaggagacagggttttgccgtgtcgcccaggctggagtgcaagtggctcgatcttggctcactgaatcttctggggttcaggtgatcctctcacctcagcgtcctgagtagctgggactataggcgtccaccacacctgtctgatttgtttatttatttaattttagtagagatgggggtcttgctatgttgcccagactggtctgcaactcctggacTCTAGCGAtaaccctgcctcagcctcccaaagtgttggattacaagcgtgagccaccatacccagtgcCAAAAAgggattttaaatttttccagAAACGAGATAGGTGTCCATTAGCTCACTGCCACTCTTTTGATGAGCTTTCTTAGTGTTTTCCAATGTCACTTGGTTTTAGTACTTGTCAAACCAGCAttccggccgggcacagtggctcacacctgtaatcctagcactttgggaggccgaggtgggcgaatcacgaggtcaggagttcgagaccagcctggccaacatggcgaaaccccgtctctactaaaaatacacaaaattagttgggcgttgtggcgggcacctgtaattccagctactcgggaggctgaggcaggagaatcgcttcaacgcgggaggtgcagtgagccgagatggcgccactgtactccagcccaggcaacagagtgaaactctctcaaaaaataaaaaataaaaaaataaaagcatttctttCACATTCTAACACTCAAAGGTGAAAGGAAATGGGTTCTTTTTTGATGTGACATGCAGAATAGTTACATGTAACATTGATActattgtatgtttattttttaaaatagctactACAGTTTCTACAGGAATTCTCACAGCAAACTATCTCTAGGACCCATGAAATCAAGAAACAAGTCGACGGACTAATCCGGGAAACCAAAGCCACAGATTGTCGCCTGCATAATGTCTTCAATGACTTCCTTATGCTCTCTAATACCCAGTTCATTGAGAATGTGAGTTATTTAGTTATATTATAATTCCTTTTTTGGGAGTAGGAgatattgtaattttaaataacttactGTTAGATTCCCTCCTAAATTTTGGTGGAAGTGTGGTTCTTGGTAATTGTAGCTTTTTTCTCTGGGATTAATgcctcttttttatttgtaaagtttTAAGTCCTTTTTTCCAAGCCTCTAAAAAAGTCTAATGATAAAATTTTCTTATACTTCGGTGCTTCCATCTTTTGTCAGTTTTGAGAGTAGTCAGCAATTGTGCTGAATTGTGTGGCACTCACACTGCCTTTGTTGTGGCGTGATCTGTAAGGACAGCTGTTTACCTGGTTAGACCCTCTGGACACCAGCATATGGTTTCAGTTGTTGATTGGGGTCATTCTGTTCTGATAAATTATATTCAGGGGATATATATGTCTGCTTGCAATATTCTCAACTAAAGTTTATGATGGCCAAACTTACAATATGGAATCAACTGTAAACAGATTACTGAGCTTAAATCTATGTGTGATTTTTGTCTATTTACTGTTTCTTCTAGGTGGTAGGAATACATAGGTAAATTAGATAGAGCCTCTCCCTTGGCAAATAGTATAATTCCAGCATACAAAGGAAGTAAgtatggctggagcagagtggagaCTTAAGAGATGAGGATGGAGAGGAAGCTTAGGTAACAGACCTGTGTTTCTCATAGGGTGTCCAAACTTTCTGAATATCAGCATTAGTTTGTGGAAAAAGGATTATTAAAGTAAGCGATCTCCTGAGATTGTTAgatataaagtaataaaattttcagaatcacaaaattattaaaaaagcCCAAGATTTAGAATAGTTAAGAGAATGCCATGTAGTCAACTTGTGCAGCATGTTTGTGCATTTTTTAATAGCTCGAGTTAAATGCCACTTCCTGTCTTTTTTTGGAGAgctatatgtaaaataaagacattaataAAGGTGTTAGAGATCTCTTTGCCAGTTATTTCCTTTAACAGCAAAGGAGTACTTATGAGTTTGAAAAATAACAAGtattcggccgggcgtggtggctcatgcctgtaatcccagcactttgggaggccaagacgggtggatcacctgaggtcgggagttcgagaccagcctgaccaacatggagaaaccccgtctctactaaaaaaatacaaaattagccgggcatggtggcgcatgcctgtaatcccagctacttgggaaggctgaggcaggagaatcgcttgaacctgggaggcggaggttgcggtgagccgagatcctgccattgtactccagcctgggcaacaagagcgaaattctgtctcaaaaaaaaaaaaaaagtattcaagtAAAATCAGTAGTTTACTGATTGTTTACACAGAATGTCCATGCTTGGTCCTGACTATCTCACTGGAAAAGTCAGGGACTCTAGACTCAACTTCTCTGGTGTGCACAGCCCCATAATGTTTTCATCAAGAttaatttggtgtccttttaagcACTCCTGTTCTTTTCATTCTGTACTTTTCTTGCTGGATCAGGTAGTCAGCACTTCTCTGCAGTCAGTGCTGCAGCACCAGAGTCCCAAAGGATTtgggaagtttctttttttttttgagatggagtctcgctctgtcacccaggctggagtgcagtggtgcgatctccgctcactgcaagctccgcctcccgggttcacgccattctcctgcctcagccttccaagtagctgggactacaggcgcgtgccatcacgcctggctaattttttgtatttttagaagagacggggtttcaccgagttagccaggatgatctcgatctcctgacctcgtgatctgcccacctcggcctcccaaagtgctgggattacaggcctgagccactgcgcccggcaaggGAAGTTTACTTTGTACCCAGTGTGCCTGTACCAGATTGGTACTAGATTGGTACCAGATCAATACTTCAGTGGGAAGAAATGGGGAACATCATACAATTTTTCTCAATCACAGTCTTAGGTCTTATCTTTTCTCCAGCTCTTTTCTAGCCAAGTTTTCGTAGATTCTGAGTTTTCCATGATGTAGTttttgtggagtttttttttggttttgttttattgtgttttggtaattgttctttatttctgtccAATACTGGGGATTTCCTGTTTtccatccatctctccatccctttagccttagctttttttttttttcttccgagacagagtcttgctctgtcatccaggctggagtgcagtgacaccatctcggctcactgcaacctccgcctcccgggttcaagcagttatcctacttcagcctcccaaagtgctaggattacaggcgcgagccactgcgctcggccctTAGTGTTAAGTCTTGATGCCCCTTCGCCTTCCAGTCTGCAGCCAGAACTCTTCTTCGGATGTGCTGGTTGCCGCTGCCAAATCTTAATTACTTCCCAGACCTTCTATAAGGCCACATGCTATaggtttttttcatttgtggCAAAGCATGATAATACTGAGAAAACAGCTAATGCTTAATAAAACTCTGAAAAAATATACTTGCTGATATATATTTGTAAGtgatctggcttttttttttttttttgagacggagtctcactctgtcacccaggctggagtgcagtggtgcaatctcagcccactgcaagctctacctcccgggttcacaccattctcctgcctcagcctcctgagtagctgggatgaccggcacccgccaccacacctggctaattttttttgcatttttagtagagatggggtttcaccgtgttagccaggatggtctcgatctcctgacctcatgatccacccgccttggcctcccaaagtgctgggattacaggtgtgagccaccatacctggcaatctggctttttaatgttttattttcaaaccCTGACATCAGTACTTAGGTGTTACAATTCCAGCTTGAATTATGGTGCCATTTGGTTTCATGGTAATTTATCAGAAACATTCAAAGTCAGATAGGTTTCTGGGTTTTATTAATTAACCTCAGGGGAAGCCACAAAGTTGCAAACTATATTATAAAGTTAGTGAAACAATCCGGACTTTCTAGGGCGAGAACAGTCAGGACTTTTTAGGGTAAGAGAAATTAGTACCATTAGTAAAGGCTCAAGAGGGGACTTGGAGGGAGAAGAAATACTAATTAACATTGGCCAGTGTTCTAGTGTCTAATTAGAAGGCAACACAATTCTAAAGGCTTAATTATCTGTTAATTTAGGAATTGGATCCTGAAATAGCAAGTGCCATAGTTAATGACTTTAGTTTGTTAAATGAACTGGTGAgggaggatttttttctttttaaagtcaaTTGTTTCAAAATCTtagctttgtaaaattaaaaaaaaaaattccagaatgaAACAAATTAACCTGTTTATGCCCAaggttagaattttttttgtgaaaagccagaccttggcaatgaccttgagcagtaggctATACATAATTCTGACAagcttagtgttccaataatgggacactaggcataaatgggttaattttCCAGATCATCTTCCTGTTGATTTATAAAAGCTGAATTTTGGtcatttttccctccttttctacttttctattgAAGAAACAGATGGAGTTGCTGAAACTGTCAAGTACTCAGCAATTAGAGAGAAGGAGGTAAAGCCCAAAAGCCTTATTAACATATAATTTCCTGCACAGGTTTTTCCCTCTCCCCCTAGACCTGCTTTATTTTACATAATGCCCCTTGCTTTTGACACTCCAGCCTTCTCATTCCTTGGAGATGCCATATGCCCTGCTTCTACGGGGCCTTTGCTTACATTGCTTCCTATGCCTCTACCCTTTGATTGACATCTGTCTGTCTTCTAGGTCTGTGCTCAATTATATTACTTCCTCCTGGACCCTCTGCACTAGGCAGACCCCCTGGATAAAAGCAGCTGAAGCATCACATTCTTTAGTAGACTTCTTACAATTGTAATTTTACAATTATTGATGGGATTTGATGAGTTGGACCCTCCCGCTAAATCAAGCCCCATATTTTTAACAACAAATATATTTGAGGGGTCCAGCACAAGCCTGATATTTAGGGATCCAGtgaatatttgaatgaatgagaGTACGCATAAATGAAAGGGGACCAGGGCTGTGTATAGTCTGTTACTCTCCAGCCCTGGTCCCTTTTTCCCCAGTTCCCCACTTTCCCCTTTTACCCTGTCTCCCCAGATGAGGAGCAATACCAAAGATATTTAACAGTCC comes from the Pan troglodytes isolate AG18354 chromosome 8, NHGRI_mPanTro3-v2.0_pri, whole genome shotgun sequence genome and includes:
- the LOC129136103 gene encoding RNA guanine-N7 methyltransferase-activating subunit-like protein; translated protein: MTDTAKAVPNFEEMFASRFTEDDKEYQEYLKRPPESSPIVEEWNSRAGGNQRNRDNRLQDSRQFRGRDGRWGWPSDNRSNQWRGQSCGNNYPQHRQEPYYPDQYGH